In Sphingomonas psychrotolerans, the following proteins share a genomic window:
- a CDS encoding glycine zipper 2TM domain-containing protein, whose protein sequence is MIKSLFNAALAATVALGGMAATPAAAQDYGRGYYERDYRDGGYRGDRGYREDRGYREDRGYRGDRRGYRNRNYRRCSSGTTGTILGAVAGGLLGGEIGRGNSYRGRSTTGTIIGAGAGALLGREVDGGDCRGRRR, encoded by the coding sequence ATGATCAAGTCCCTGTTCAACGCAGCGCTTGCCGCCACCGTCGCTCTCGGCGGGATGGCAGCCACCCCCGCCGCCGCGCAGGATTATGGCCGCGGCTATTATGAGCGCGACTATCGCGACGGCGGCTATCGCGGCGACCGTGGCTATCGCGAGGACCGCGGTTATCGCGAGGACCGTGGCTATCGCGGTGACCGTCGCGGCTATCGCAACCGCAATTATCGCCGTTGCTCGAGCGGCACCACCGGCACGATCCTAGGCGCAGTCGCCGGCGGTCTGCTGGGCGGCGAGATCGGCCGCGGCAATTCGTATCGCGGCCGCAGCACCACCGGCACGATCATCGGCGCGGGCGCCGGCGCATTGCTCGGCCGTGAAGTCGACGGCGGCGATTGCCGCGGCCGTCGCCGCTAA
- a CDS encoding SDR family NAD(P)-dependent oxidoreductase → MANKLAVVTGASTGIGKELAKIAAREGYDLILVADEPQIDAAAGELNGYGVAVEAIEADLATFEGNDRLLAATAGRPIAVLVANAGRGLGQGFLAQDVTEWRKVIDTNVTGTTYLLQKVLQQMVARDEGNVLITGSIAGLIPGAWQAVYNGTKAYLDSLSYALREELKDTRVNVTVLMPGPTETEFFARAGMLDTPVGEAEKADPAKVAEDGWAAMTGRKPHVVSGFVNKLQAAMSHITPDTINAKLHTAQAKPNDEGESRGGL, encoded by the coding sequence ATGGCGAACAAGCTGGCAGTGGTCACCGGCGCCTCGACCGGGATCGGCAAGGAACTCGCGAAGATCGCGGCGCGCGAGGGATATGATCTGATCCTCGTCGCCGACGAGCCGCAGATCGACGCGGCGGCGGGCGAGCTCAATGGCTATGGCGTGGCGGTGGAAGCGATCGAGGCCGATCTCGCGACCTTCGAAGGCAATGACCGGCTGCTCGCGGCGACCGCCGGCCGGCCGATCGCCGTGCTCGTCGCCAATGCCGGGCGCGGACTGGGGCAGGGCTTTCTCGCGCAGGACGTGACCGAATGGCGCAAGGTGATCGACACCAATGTCACCGGGACCACTTATCTGCTCCAGAAAGTGCTCCAGCAGATGGTCGCGCGCGACGAAGGCAACGTGTTGATCACCGGGTCGATCGCCGGACTGATCCCGGGCGCGTGGCAGGCGGTGTACAACGGCACCAAGGCCTATCTCGACAGCCTGTCTTATGCACTGCGCGAGGAATTGAAGGACACCCGGGTCAATGTGACCGTGCTGATGCCGGGGCCGACCGAGACCGAATTCTTCGCCCGGGCAGGGATGCTCGATACTCCGGTGGGGGAGGCGGAGAAGGCCGATCCGGCCAAGGTGGCGGAGGATGGCTGGGCGGCGATGACCGGCCGGAAGCCGCACGTCGTCTCGGGCTTCGTCAACAAGCTCCAGGCCGCGATGAGCCACATCACGCCGGATACGATCAACGCGAAGCTGCACACCGCGCAGGCCAAGCCAAACGACGAGGGCGAGAGCCGCGGGGGACTTTGA